In one window of Rhinopithecus roxellana isolate Shanxi Qingling chromosome 15, ASM756505v1, whole genome shotgun sequence DNA:
- the CCDC86 gene encoding coiled-coil domain-containing protein 86: MDTPLRRSRRLGGLRPESPESLTSVSRVRRALVEFQSNPEETREPGSPPSVQQAGLGSTERPPETSPGSPHLQQGAGLESPQVQPEPGPGSPQRQQDVHLESPQRQPESRPESPRCQPKPSEEASKCSQDQGVLASELAQSKEELTPGAPQHQLPPGPGSPEPYPGQQAPGPEPSQPLLELTPKAPGSPRGQHEPSKPPPAGEMVTGGFGAKKRKDSSSQAPASKKLNKEELPVIPKGKPKSGRVWKDRSKKRFSQMLQDKPLRTSWQRKMKERQERKLAKDFARHLEEEKERRRQEKKQRRAENLKRRLENEQKAEVVQVIRNPAKLKRAKKKQLRSIEKRDTLALLQKQPPQRLAAKI; encoded by the exons ATGGATACACCGCTAAGGCGCAGCCGACGGCTGGGAGGCCTGAGGCCCGAATCCCCCGAGAGCCTCACTTCAGTTTCGCGGGTGAGACGGGCCCTTGTGGAGTTCCAGTCGAACCCAGAAGAAACGAGGGAACCCGGGTCTCCTCCAAGTGTGCAGCAAGCTGGCCTGGGGTCCACGGAAAGACCGCCGGAGACAAGCCCAGGATCACCCCATCTGCAGCAGGGTGCAGGCTTGGAGTCCCCCCAAGTGCAGCcagagccaggcccagggtccccccAGCGTCAGCAAGACGTACACCTGGAGTCGCCTCAAAGACAGCCGGAGTCCCGTCCTGAATCCCCACGATGTCAGCCGAAGCCAAGTGAGGAGGCATCAAAGTGTTCTCAGGACCAGGGAGTACTGGCCTCGGAATTGGCCCAGAGTAAGGAGGAGCTGACCCCGGGAGCCCCCCAGCATCAGCTACCGCCGGGCCCAGGATCACCAGAGCCTTACCCCGGTCAGCAAGCTCCCGGTCCGGAGCCCTCTCAGCCACTACTGGAGCTGACACCCAAGGCACCTGGCTCCCCGCGGGGTCAGCATGAGCCGAGCAAGCCACCTCCAGCTGGGGAGATGGTGACAGGCGGCTTCGGGGCAAAGAAGCGAAAAGATTCTTCATCCCAGGCCCCAGCGTCCAAGAAGTTGAACAAAGAGGAGCTTCCTGTAATCCCGAAGGGGAAGCCCAAATCGGGGCGAGTTTGGAAGGACCGCTCCAAGAAAAG ATTCTCCCAGATGCTTCAGGACAAGCCCCTGCGCACATCGTGGCAGCGGAAGATGAAGGAACGGCAGGAGAGGAAGCTGGCCAAGGACTTTGCCCGTCacctggaggaggagaaggagaggcgCCGCCAG GAGAAGAAACAGCGCCGGGCCGAGAACCTGAAACGCCGCCTGGAGAATGAGCAGAAGGCAGAAGTCGTCCAAGTG ATCCGAAACCCCGCCAAGCTCAAGCGGGCAAAGAAGAAGCAGCTGCGCTCCATTGAGAAGCGGGACACCCTGGCCCTGCTGCAGAAGCAGCCGCCCCAGCGGCTGGCAGCCAAGATCTGA